A single region of the Paludibacter jiangxiensis genome encodes:
- the pfkA gene encoding 6-phosphofructokinase, translating to MYQLKCIGVLTSGGDAPGMNAALRAVTRKAIYHGIRVKAIYRGYKGLISGEIKEFQTQDVSNIVQQGGTIIKSARSMEFKTDEGMQTAYETLKREEIDALVVIGGDGTFTGARIFGQIYNDIPIVGIPGTIDNDLYGTDYTIGYDTALNTIVEAVDKIRDTASSHERLFFIEVMGRDAGFLALHGAIASGAEAAIIPEISTSMDQLTQLIEQGFRKSKNSSIVLVAESDITGGAMGVAEKLKKAHPEFDCRVTILGHIQRGGSPTANDRILASRMGTAAIDALLADQRNVMIGIVNDEIVYVPFVKAIKDEKPVNSALMEVLHILSI from the coding sequence ATGTATCAACTAAAATGTATCGGGGTACTTACCTCGGGAGGCGATGCCCCTGGCATGAATGCTGCACTCAGAGCAGTAACTCGTAAAGCCATCTATCATGGCATTCGTGTAAAAGCAATTTATCGCGGTTATAAAGGTCTGATTTCAGGAGAGATAAAAGAGTTCCAGACTCAGGATGTAAGTAACATTGTACAGCAAGGTGGCACCATTATCAAATCGGCACGTAGCATGGAGTTCAAAACCGATGAAGGAATGCAGACCGCTTACGAAACTCTGAAACGTGAAGAAATTGATGCTTTAGTAGTGATTGGTGGTGACGGTACATTTACCGGAGCCCGCATCTTTGGACAGATATATAACGATATACCCATCGTTGGTATTCCCGGCACAATCGACAACGACTTGTACGGAACCGACTACACCATCGGCTACGACACGGCACTGAACACCATTGTAGAAGCGGTCGATAAGATTCGCGACACGGCCAGCTCACACGAACGCCTCTTCTTTATAGAAGTAATGGGACGTGATGCCGGATTTTTGGCTCTCCACGGAGCAATCGCTTCTGGCGCCGAAGCGGCCATCATTCCCGAGATTTCCACCAGCATGGATCAGTTAACCCAATTGATCGAACAGGGCTTCCGGAAATCGAAAAACAGTAGCATTGTGTTGGTTGCCGAAAGCGACATTACCGGTGGGGCTATGGGCGTTGCCGAAAAGCTAAAAAAAGCGCATCCCGAATTCGATTGTCGCGTCACCATTCTGGGACACATCCAGCGCGGAGGTTCGCCTACTGCCAACGACCGCATACTGGCAAGCCGCATGGGCACGGCAGCTATAGACGCTCTGTTGGCCGACCAACGTAACGTAATGATCGGCATCGTAAACGACGAGATCGTTTACGTTCCTTTTGTCAAAGCTATTAAAGACGAGAAACCTGTCAACTCGGCACTGATGGAAGTATTGCATATTTTATCGATCTAA
- a CDS encoding helix-turn-helix domain-containing protein has protein sequence MNHLLYVLLTNALAASCLILAIIFITLPLPGNAGLKSYRISLRILFVAYVASALIAIVDKVLVNVLSMVLLSICSFLIMLFSMALINLLHPERITRKFILLHLSPLVFCNLLYWIGAIKFGNPILGNLSLVMQNLTHPQILIRIATWLMCVTQLVYFCCSFQKEVTLYNSRLDECFSENMKLHLTWVRICYDVALLFGGYALVISLISSPLALMTFFSVLVVFFIAFGVCYIQYPRTYVQIEQVFHLLTPESGQAPKQRHSWVTLKKQVLDQKYYLTPGVSIEEMSQFLKIGRATLSGFINKEEGVTFNAWVGLLRIEESMRIFRENPQFSIAQVSEMVGYSEPSNFSRQFKTITGVSPSEWYRQKQ, from the coding sequence ATGAATCATCTACTGTATGTCTTGTTGACAAATGCATTAGCAGCTTCCTGTCTGATTCTTGCTATCATATTTATCACTCTTCCATTGCCGGGAAATGCGGGTTTGAAGAGCTATCGCATCTCATTACGTATTTTGTTTGTTGCTTATGTTGCTTCCGCTCTTATTGCGATTGTCGATAAAGTATTGGTGAATGTATTGTCCATGGTACTTCTTTCCATTTGTTCTTTTCTTATCATGCTGTTTTCTATGGCATTGATCAATTTGTTGCATCCTGAACGCATCACCCGAAAGTTTATTCTCCTACATCTTTCTCCTCTTGTGTTCTGCAATCTTTTGTATTGGATTGGTGCAATAAAATTTGGCAATCCTATACTTGGAAATTTGTCTCTGGTGATGCAGAATCTGACTCATCCTCAAATTTTAATCCGGATTGCCACCTGGCTGATGTGTGTTACGCAATTAGTCTATTTTTGTTGTTCTTTTCAGAAGGAAGTAACATTGTATAATTCCCGCCTGGATGAGTGTTTTTCTGAAAATATGAAGTTGCATTTGACCTGGGTTCGCATTTGCTATGATGTAGCTCTGTTGTTTGGAGGATATGCGTTGGTCATCAGTTTAATCAGTTCTCCGCTTGCGTTGATGACTTTCTTCTCAGTTCTTGTTGTTTTCTTTATTGCGTTTGGTGTATGCTATATCCAATATCCCCGCACATACGTGCAGATTGAACAGGTGTTTCATCTATTGACGCCGGAAAGTGGTCAGGCTCCAAAACAACGACATTCTTGGGTAACGCTAAAAAAACAGGTGTTGGATCAGAAATATTATTTGACCCCTGGCGTTAGCATAGAAGAAATGTCGCAGTTTCTGAAAATAGGCCGGGCAACGTTGTCCGGATTTATAAATAAAGAAGAAGGGGTGACTTTCAATGCATGGGTAGGGTTGCTGAGAATAGAAGAATCAATGCGGATTTTTCGCGAAAATCCTCAGTTTTCCATAGCTCAGGTGTCTGAAATGGTAGGCTACAGCGAACCGTCTAATTTTAGCCGGCAATTTAAAACTATAACCGGCGTTTCCCCTTCCGAATGGTATCGCCAAAAACAATAA
- the gltX gene encoding glutamate--tRNA ligase — MKVRVRFAPSPTGPLHIGGVRTALYNYLFAKQNDGDMILRIEDTDSNRFVPGAEAYIEESLAWLGIKIDEGVQQGGPHAPYRQSERKDIYRKYVDQLLNDGKAYIAFDTPEELDAKRNEIKNFQYDASTRGMMQNSLTLSAEEVQNRIDAGKQYVVRIKIEPNEEVHVQDLIRGEVVINSSILDDKVLFKSADSLPTYHLANVVDDHLMEISHVIRGEEWLPSAPLHVLLYRALGWEDTMPQFAHLPLLLKPDGNGKLSKRDGDRLGFPVFPLEWKDPKTGDISSGYRETGYEPEAVINFLALLGWHAGSDQEIFSMEELIKEFSMDRCSKSGAKFDFEKGKWFNHQYLQLKPIEELAAKFKKVLEVKGVVATDETITSVIALMRERINFISELWDTTSYFFAAPTSYDEKSVQKRWKPFTAQQLTELSAYIETLDTFVTDKADTEAKVMEWIAAKEYKTGDVMNAFRIALVGESKGPHIFDLTTIIGKEETLRRIQQAINTIKL, encoded by the coding sequence ATGAAAGTAAGAGTTCGTTTTGCCCCTAGCCCTACAGGCCCGCTCCATATCGGAGGCGTACGCACCGCGTTATACAACTATCTTTTTGCCAAACAAAACGATGGAGACATGATTCTCCGTATCGAAGATACCGACTCCAACCGTTTCGTTCCCGGAGCGGAAGCGTATATTGAAGAATCGCTGGCCTGGCTGGGAATCAAAATCGACGAAGGCGTGCAACAGGGAGGCCCTCATGCGCCTTACCGCCAAAGCGAACGCAAAGATATTTACCGCAAGTATGTTGATCAGTTACTGAACGACGGCAAGGCTTATATTGCATTCGACACCCCCGAGGAACTGGATGCCAAGCGCAACGAAATCAAGAATTTTCAATACGATGCTTCCACCCGCGGCATGATGCAGAATTCACTAACTTTATCTGCAGAAGAAGTTCAAAACAGAATCGATGCCGGCAAACAGTATGTTGTCCGCATTAAGATAGAACCGAACGAAGAGGTACATGTACAGGATCTGATCCGCGGCGAAGTAGTGATTAATTCATCTATTCTGGATGATAAGGTGCTCTTCAAGTCTGCCGATAGCCTACCGACTTACCATCTTGCAAATGTGGTAGATGACCACCTGATGGAAATTTCACACGTTATCCGTGGCGAAGAGTGGCTACCCTCGGCTCCACTACACGTATTGCTTTACCGTGCGCTGGGTTGGGAAGATACGATGCCGCAATTCGCGCACCTACCCCTGTTGCTCAAACCCGATGGCAACGGTAAACTCAGCAAGCGCGACGGCGATCGTCTCGGATTCCCTGTATTCCCATTGGAGTGGAAAGATCCGAAAACGGGCGACATTTCGAGCGGCTACCGCGAAACAGGTTACGAACCAGAAGCGGTTATCAACTTCTTGGCACTGCTGGGATGGCATGCCGGTTCCGATCAGGAAATTTTCTCGATGGAAGAGTTAATCAAAGAATTTTCGATGGATCGTTGTAGTAAGAGCGGTGCCAAATTCGATTTCGAAAAAGGAAAATGGTTCAATCACCAGTACCTGCAACTAAAACCCATTGAAGAGCTTGCTGCTAAATTCAAGAAAGTATTAGAGGTAAAAGGTGTAGTTGCAACCGACGAAACTATCACGAGCGTAATTGCACTTATGCGCGAGCGCATCAACTTTATCAGCGAATTGTGGGACACGACCTCTTATTTCTTTGCCGCTCCGACAAGTTATGACGAAAAGTCGGTTCAAAAACGCTGGAAACCATTTACCGCGCAACAGCTTACCGAACTGTCTGCCTATATTGAAACGCTGGATACCTTTGTAACCGACAAAGCAGATACAGAAGCAAAGGTAATGGAATGGATTGCCGCCAAAGAGTATAAAACGGGCGACGTGATGAATGCTTTCCGCATTGCATTGGTAGGAGAGTCTAAAGGACCTCACATCTTCGATCTGACAACGATTATCGGTAAAGAAGAGACGCTGCGGCGTATTCAACAGGCAATAAACACCATTAAGCTCTAA
- a CDS encoding FtsX-like permease family protein: MNLAFHIARRYLFAKKSHNAINIISGISAGGVCVGTMAMICVLSVFNGFEGLIQQLFSAFDPDLKIELVQGKAFDTHTKEWDAVRQLKDIAFYDEVVEDNAMLRYKDKQLPATIKGIGSHFQAMTAIDSLLVSGSFVLNDGVFENGIMGVGLAGALGTGSKALDPVLVYVPKRTSAINLVNPENSFNSDKIFVSGVFAIKQAAYDDKYFLVSLPFARRMFDYPDNVATSVSLKLKAGVEPDVVKKEVRDILGDKFSVLNRYEQQSDYFRIMKIEKWMTYLILSFILLIAVFNIIGSLSMLIIDKENDIKTLRNLGADNRLIQRIFLLEGWMISVGGALLGVALGVMLCLGQYYFGWIKLQGSGFIIDSYPVEVVWTDLIIVLLTVSVMGFLAALYPVRYLRRNLLEKVR; this comes from the coding sequence GTGAATTTAGCATTTCATATTGCCCGTCGTTATCTGTTTGCCAAGAAATCGCATAATGCGATCAATATTATTTCCGGTATTTCTGCAGGAGGTGTGTGTGTGGGTACCATGGCAATGATTTGTGTGCTTTCGGTATTCAATGGTTTTGAAGGGCTGATTCAGCAGCTTTTCAGTGCATTTGATCCTGATTTGAAAATTGAATTGGTGCAGGGTAAAGCCTTCGATACGCATACCAAAGAGTGGGATGCGGTGCGTCAGCTCAAGGATATTGCGTTTTATGACGAAGTAGTGGAAGATAATGCCATGCTTCGGTATAAAGATAAACAATTACCTGCCACCATCAAGGGGATTGGAAGTCATTTTCAGGCAATGACCGCAATTGACAGTCTGCTTGTGTCGGGCAGTTTTGTGTTGAATGATGGCGTTTTTGAAAATGGTATTATGGGTGTGGGGCTTGCTGGTGCTCTTGGTACCGGCTCTAAAGCGCTCGATCCGGTTTTGGTGTATGTGCCTAAACGTACATCTGCGATTAATCTGGTAAATCCGGAAAATAGCTTCAATAGCGATAAGATATTTGTTTCAGGCGTTTTTGCCATCAAACAGGCCGCTTACGATGATAAATATTTTTTGGTATCACTGCCTTTTGCACGTCGTATGTTTGATTATCCTGATAATGTGGCGACCTCGGTAAGTCTGAAGCTGAAGGCGGGAGTAGAGCCCGACGTTGTAAAGAAAGAGGTACGGGATATTCTTGGCGATAAGTTCTCCGTGTTGAATCGCTATGAACAGCAAAGCGACTATTTTCGTATTATGAAAATAGAGAAGTGGATGACTTACCTCATTTTGTCCTTCATTCTGTTGATAGCAGTATTTAATATTATCGGGTCGTTGTCTATGCTGATTATTGATAAAGAGAATGATATTAAGACTTTACGAAATTTAGGCGCAGACAATCGTTTGATACAACGAATCTTTTTGTTGGAAGGTTGGATGATCTCCGTGGGGGGTGCTTTACTAGGCGTTGCGCTAGGTGTTATGCTTTGCTTGGGCCAATATTATTTTGGATGGATCAAACTGCAGGGTTCCGGTTTTATTATCGATTCCTATCCTGTGGAAGTAGTCTGGACGGATCTTATAATTGTGCTTTTAACAGTCAGTGTAATGGGATTCCTGGCGGCGCTTTATCCGGTACGTTACCTGAGGAGAAACTTGCTTGAAAAGGTGAGATAA
- the rbfA gene encoding 30S ribosome-binding factor RbfA: MDSTRQEKIGRMLQKELSSMFLGIARNYPGVMITVTNVRITPDLSIAKVYLSIFPGDKAESTLALIKEHSKTIRYELGVKIRHQMRVVPELAFYLDDTLDYLENIDKLLKK, translated from the coding sequence ATGGACAGTACAAGACAAGAAAAAATAGGACGGATGTTGCAAAAAGAGCTGAGTAGCATGTTTCTCGGCATCGCCCGCAACTATCCGGGTGTGATGATTACCGTTACCAATGTACGGATTACACCCGATTTGAGCATAGCTAAGGTGTATTTGAGTATCTTTCCCGGAGATAAGGCCGAATCAACTTTGGCGCTTATCAAGGAACATTCCAAAACAATACGTTACGAATTGGGCGTAAAGATTCGCCATCAGATGCGTGTGGTACCGGAGCTGGCATTTTATTTGGATGATACACTCGATTATCTTGAAAATATCGACAAGTTGTTGAAGAAGTAA
- a CDS encoding DNA-3-methyladenine glycosylase, whose product MPNFAGKTDMTAFPRLHPDFFRRDAVTVARELLGRTIVRRFESGEEKRFVIVETEAYLGEDDLACHASKGRTPRTEVMYHEGGKIYVYLIYGMYWMLNFVTGGDGHPQAVLIRGVDKVIGSGRVGRLLQLDKSFYGEDLCASNRLWVEDTPVITTFATAPRVGVDYAKEWKDMEWRFIAND is encoded by the coding sequence ATGCCTAATTTTGCAGGTAAAACAGACATGACCGCTTTCCCTCGTTTACATCCTGATTTTTTCAGAAGAGATGCCGTTACCGTCGCCCGCGAGTTGCTGGGAAGAACCATCGTGCGTCGCTTTGAAAGCGGAGAGGAGAAACGTTTTGTTATAGTGGAAACCGAAGCATATCTGGGTGAAGACGATTTGGCCTGTCATGCAAGTAAAGGGCGTACGCCACGTACCGAAGTGATGTACCACGAAGGCGGCAAAATTTACGTGTATCTTATTTACGGCATGTATTGGATGCTCAATTTTGTTACCGGTGGTGATGGTCATCCGCAAGCAGTACTCATCAGAGGTGTCGATAAGGTGATTGGTTCGGGCAGGGTAGGGCGTTTGTTGCAACTCGACAAATCCTTTTATGGAGAGGACTTATGTGCTTCGAACCGATTGTGGGTGGAAGATACACCGGTTATAACCACTTTTGCTACAGCCCCGCGGGTGGGGGTAGATTACGCCAAAGAATGGAAAGATATGGAATGGCGATTTATTGCTAATGATTAA
- a CDS encoding class II fructose-bisphosphate aldolase has product MVSYKELGLVNTKELFKKAIEGKYAIPAFNFNNLEQMQAIIAACVETKSPVILQVSSGARKYANQTLLRYMAQGAVEYAKELGYAIPVVLHLDHGDSFELCKDCIDMGFSSVMIDGSHFPYEENIALTKKVVEYAHAHDVTVEGELGVLAGVEDDVVAEHHTYTQPEEVVDFVTRTGVDSLAISIGTSHGANKFTPAQCTRDANGVLIPPPLRFDILEEIEKQIPGFPIVLHGSSSVPQEYVETINKFGGALKDSIGIPEEQLRHAASSAVCKINIDSDGRLAMTAAVREVLATKPGEFDPRKYLGPARDELKKLYMHKTVNVLGSAGKA; this is encoded by the coding sequence ATGGTAAGCTACAAAGAATTAGGATTAGTAAACACGAAAGAGTTGTTTAAGAAAGCGATCGAAGGTAAATATGCTATTCCGGCTTTCAATTTCAATAACCTGGAGCAAATGCAGGCAATTATTGCTGCTTGTGTTGAAACAAAATCACCCGTGATTTTGCAGGTTTCAAGCGGTGCACGTAAATATGCAAACCAGACCTTGTTGCGTTACATGGCTCAGGGAGCTGTTGAATATGCAAAAGAATTGGGTTATGCAATTCCGGTTGTATTGCACCTTGATCATGGCGATAGCTTTGAATTGTGTAAAGATTGTATCGATATGGGCTTCTCGTCTGTAATGATCGATGGTTCACACTTCCCATACGAAGAAAATATCGCTTTGACAAAGAAAGTGGTAGAATATGCTCATGCTCATGACGTAACTGTTGAAGGTGAGTTAGGTGTGTTGGCAGGTGTTGAAGATGATGTTGTTGCAGAACATCACACATATACTCAACCAGAAGAAGTAGTTGACTTCGTAACACGTACGGGAGTTGACTCTTTGGCTATCTCAATCGGTACTTCTCACGGTGCAAACAAATTTACACCTGCACAATGTACACGTGATGCAAACGGTGTGTTGATCCCGCCTCCATTGCGTTTCGATATCCTCGAAGAAATCGAAAAACAAATTCCTGGATTTCCTATCGTATTGCACGGCTCTTCTTCTGTACCTCAGGAATATGTTGAAACTATCAACAAATTCGGTGGTGCATTGAAAGATTCTATCGGTATTCCTGAAGAACAATTGCGTCACGCAGCTTCTTCAGCTGTTTGCAAAATTAACATCGACTCAGACGGTCGTTTAGCTATGACAGCTGCAGTTCGTGAAGTTTTGGCAACAAAACCAGGCGAATTCGATCCTCGTAAATATTTAGGTCCGGCTCGCGACGAGTTGAAAAAACTCTACATGCACAAAACTGTTAACGTTTTGGGTAGCGCAGGTAAAGCTTAA
- a CDS encoding CvpA family protein encodes MSTLDCFFLVLMGVGMIFGFIKGAFRLLATLAGIVLGIYFARFFYQPVASFLEMLLHLSPKVALPLSFFILFVGVGLGLYLLGRMMTKVSKAVALSWLNRLCGGAIGVLQVALVLGVLINVYSSAHHKVTGKEAENAPGSLLYKPLKQFPDLVLPYMDFDKWNKPPTAGKNANDAASVS; translated from the coding sequence ATGTCGACATTGGATTGTTTTTTTCTTGTTCTGATGGGTGTCGGAATGATTTTCGGCTTTATAAAAGGAGCTTTTCGGTTGCTGGCAACTCTGGCAGGAATTGTTCTGGGCATCTACTTTGCCCGTTTCTTTTATCAACCGGTTGCTTCGTTTCTGGAAATGTTGTTACATCTCTCTCCGAAGGTGGCATTGCCCCTGTCGTTCTTTATTTTGTTTGTGGGAGTCGGGTTAGGCTTGTATTTATTAGGGCGAATGATGACCAAGGTGTCGAAAGCTGTAGCACTTTCGTGGCTCAATCGTTTGTGTGGCGGTGCCATTGGTGTCTTACAGGTGGCGTTGGTGTTGGGCGTTTTGATAAATGTATATTCGTCGGCGCACCATAAAGTGACCGGTAAAGAGGCCGAAAATGCCCCCGGATCGTTGCTGTATAAGCCCTTGAAGCAGTTTCCGGATCTTGTTCTTCCATACATGGATTTTGACAAATGGAATAAGCCCCCGACGGCCGGGAAGAATGCAAACGATGCAGCTTCTGTGTCGTGA
- the infB gene encoding translation initiation factor IF-2 produces MSSIRLNKVVKDLNVGLSTAVEFLRKKGHVVEENPNFKISEDQYTILVKEFSNDKDLKIKSERETQMRQEKEKAQTITAAGYEASVSKDKPKVEAKPEPKPVTHEIKVVVSDEIRPHITTVGKIDLDALDKKVAPAPATPAPEKQPEPTPEPEPVPAPKPEPVVEQKPEKIEEPAPEPVVVPEPESPKAEPVVVEKKIEVEAVKEVVKEPVAVVEKVIEKPSEDNSSKENAEPEVQNEGEVFQLRPTVIEQNIKVVDKIDLSALNQQTRPKKKSKEEKRKERVQREQQNTPNNQQRPANPSAASPATQQGSANADQRKEKRKRIHKEKVDLSKPNVPQGNNPARPNDNRHKGQGNMPKRPFKPEVNEEDVQKQIKETLARLTEKKIKGSKYRKEKRDSVSARQQEREEMERDSENVLKLTEFVTVAELATMMDVPVTKVIGTCMNLGVMVSINQRLDAETINIVADEFGYKTEYVSSEVIDAIAQDQEEDRAEDMEARPPIVTVMGHVDHGKTSLLDHIRKANVIAGEAGGITQHIGAYHVTLESGREITFLDTPGHEAFTAMRARGAAVTDIAIIIVAADDSVMPQTIEAINHASAANVPMVFAINKIDKPGANPEKIKEALANMNYLVEDWGGKYQSQEISAKKGVGVHELLEKVLLEADLLELKANPNKRATGSIIESSLDKGRGYVATVLVKDGTLNIGDVVLAGTHFGRVKAMFNERNQRVTSVGPSEPVLILGLDGAPQAGDTFNVMPTEQEARDIANKREQLQREQGLRTSRHITLDEIGRRIAIGNFQELNVIVKGDVDGSIEALSDSLIKLSTEEIQVNVIHKAVGQISESDVMLAAASNAIIIGFQVRPSMSARKLAEKEEIDIRLYSIIYNAIEELKAAMEGMLSPEIKEEVVATLEVQEVFKITKVGSVAGCIVREGKIKRGSKIRLIRDGIVVFSGELGSLKRFKDDVKEVGNGYECGLNIANYNDIKTGDLIEGYEEVEVKKTL; encoded by the coding sequence ATGTCGAGTATCAGGTTAAATAAAGTAGTTAAGGATTTGAACGTAGGACTTTCGACGGCAGTCGAATTTTTACGAAAAAAAGGTCATGTTGTTGAGGAAAATCCCAACTTCAAGATTTCTGAAGATCAGTATACTATTCTTGTAAAAGAGTTTAGCAACGATAAAGACCTGAAAATTAAGTCGGAACGGGAAACTCAGATGCGCCAGGAAAAAGAAAAGGCACAAACGATTACTGCTGCCGGTTACGAAGCTTCTGTGTCTAAAGATAAGCCCAAGGTTGAAGCAAAACCGGAACCGAAGCCTGTGACGCATGAGATCAAGGTGGTTGTGTCGGATGAAATTCGTCCACATATTACTACTGTAGGAAAAATTGATCTGGATGCACTGGATAAAAAAGTTGCACCGGCTCCAGCTACCCCGGCTCCCGAAAAGCAACCGGAACCTACGCCAGAACCAGAACCAGTTCCGGCACCAAAACCAGAACCTGTAGTAGAACAGAAACCTGAAAAAATAGAAGAGCCGGCACCAGAACCTGTAGTTGTTCCGGAACCCGAATCTCCAAAAGCAGAGCCAGTTGTGGTTGAAAAGAAAATTGAAGTAGAAGCCGTAAAAGAAGTTGTGAAAGAGCCTGTGGCTGTAGTAGAGAAGGTAATCGAAAAACCTTCTGAAGATAATAGTTCCAAAGAGAATGCAGAACCGGAAGTGCAAAATGAAGGTGAAGTATTCCAGTTGAGACCTACAGTGATAGAACAGAATATAAAGGTGGTTGATAAAATTGACCTTTCTGCTCTCAACCAACAAACACGTCCGAAGAAAAAATCGAAAGAAGAAAAACGGAAAGAACGTGTACAGCGCGAACAACAAAATACGCCGAATAATCAACAACGTCCGGCAAATCCTTCAGCGGCATCTCCTGCAACCCAGCAAGGGTCAGCGAATGCTGACCAGCGAAAAGAAAAACGGAAACGTATTCACAAAGAAAAAGTGGATCTTTCAAAACCGAATGTTCCACAAGGCAATAATCCGGCAAGACCCAATGATAACCGTCATAAAGGTCAGGGAAATATGCCCAAACGTCCTTTCAAACCGGAAGTGAACGAAGAAGACGTTCAAAAGCAGATCAAAGAGACGCTTGCCCGTTTGACTGAGAAAAAGATTAAAGGCTCAAAATATAGAAAAGAAAAGCGCGATAGCGTTTCAGCCCGTCAGCAGGAACGTGAAGAAATGGAGCGCGACAGCGAAAATGTACTGAAGCTTACTGAGTTCGTAACAGTAGCAGAATTGGCAACCATGATGGATGTGCCTGTAACCAAGGTTATTGGTACATGTATGAATCTGGGAGTGATGGTGTCTATCAACCAGCGTCTGGATGCTGAAACCATCAATATTGTTGCTGATGAATTCGGTTACAAAACAGAATATGTGAGTTCGGAAGTTATTGACGCGATAGCACAAGATCAGGAAGAAGACCGTGCGGAGGATATGGAAGCCCGTCCGCCTATTGTAACTGTGATGGGTCACGTTGACCACGGTAAAACTTCACTGCTCGACCATATTCGTAAAGCCAATGTAATTGCAGGTGAAGCCGGTGGTATTACTCAGCACATCGGAGCTTACCACGTAACGTTGGAAAGCGGTCGTGAAATTACATTCCTCGATACTCCTGGTCACGAAGCATTTACCGCCATGCGTGCCCGTGGTGCTGCTGTTACCGATATTGCCATTATCATTGTTGCTGCCGACGATAGCGTGATGCCTCAGACAATTGAAGCAATCAACCACGCATCAGCTGCAAACGTACCAATGGTGTTTGCTATCAATAAAATAGATAAACCGGGTGCAAATCCTGAAAAAATAAAAGAAGCACTGGCTAACATGAACTACCTGGTGGAAGACTGGGGAGGCAAGTACCAGTCGCAAGAAATTTCCGCCAAAAAAGGCGTTGGTGTGCACGAGTTGCTTGAAAAAGTGTTACTCGAAGCCGATTTGCTTGAATTGAAGGCGAATCCGAACAAACGCGCCACTGGTTCAATTATTGAATCGTCGCTCGATAAAGGACGTGGCTATGTTGCTACTGTTCTTGTAAAAGACGGAACGCTCAATATTGGAGATGTGGTTCTTGCCGGTACTCATTTTGGTCGTGTAAAAGCAATGTTCAATGAGCGTAATCAACGCGTAACAAGTGTTGGTCCTTCAGAACCTGTGCTGATTCTTGGTCTGGATGGAGCTCCTCAGGCCGGTGACACATTTAATGTGATGCCGACAGAGCAGGAAGCCCGTGATATTGCCAACAAGCGTGAACAGTTGCAACGTGAACAGGGATTACGTACCAGCCGTCACATTACACTGGATGAAATCGGTCGCCGTATTGCTATCGGTAACTTCCAGGAATTGAATGTGATTGTGAAAGGTGACGTGGATGGTTCTATCGAAGCGCTTTCGGACTCATTGATTAAGCTTTCTACCGAAGAAATTCAGGTAAATGTGATTCACAAAGCGGTCGGTCAGATTTCCGAATCGGATGTAATGCTTGCCGCGGCTTCAAATGCTATTATCATTGGCTTTCAGGTTCGTCCTTCAATGTCTGCTCGTAAACTGGCTGAAAAAGAAGAGATCGATATTCGTCTCTACTCGATCATCTACAATGCTATTGAAGAGTTGAAAGCTGCTATGGAAGGAATGCTTTCTCCGGAAATCAAGGAAGAAGTGGTGGCAACTCTCGAGGTACAGGAAGTCTTCAAGATTACCAAAGTGGGTTCTGTTGCCGGATGTATTGTGCGTGAAGGTAAGATTAAACGCGGATCCAAAATACGTCTTATTCGAGATGGTATTGTGGTGTTTAGTGGTGAGCTCGGCTCTTTGAAACGTTTCAAAGACGATGTCAAAGAAGTTGGGAATGGCTACGAATGTGGTTTGAATATAGCCAACTACAATGATATTAAGACGGGTGACCTTATTGAAGGCTACGAAGAAGTTGAAGTTAAGAAAACCCTCTGA